The Oscillatoria acuminata PCC 6304 genomic interval ATCCATTGGGGATTGCTCTAGGGACAAGGCATTGCCTTGTCCTCCCCTGATCTGAAAGGGCGATCGCCTCTTGATGAAACCGCAGTTAGAGCCAGGGAGAGCAAAATTCTTTGTTGTGCTTTTGACTGATTGCGATTAGAAGGGGTATTATAGACTAAAGAGGAAAATAATTTTTGGCCTCAACATTGCGAAACAATTGCTAAAATTTGGTCGGTTCGTCCTCATGGGGAGACGGAAACGGCGGGACAAAGACAACAGAAAAAGAACGCCAGGAAAATATTAGAAGAAAACTGGCGAGTGCTGAGAAGATCGGGGCAAAATTGCCAAAGACCCAATGCAAAATTGAGCGTCTGTTTGCCCAACTCTCTTAATAACAAAATATCAAAGATTCGGGTTCTAGGAGAGGATAGACTTCACTGAACCCAAGATGGGTGGAGAGACACTACGGGAAGAGAAGACCCCACGGGCGATCGCAACGGGTCCCGGGATAAAGTGGTTATCATGACCGAACCAAGGGAATGGACTCCCCACGATTAGACCGTGAGCAAACCGTGATGAGTTACCAAAGAAAGAAGTTGCCACGAGTCCATTCCCGTTTAAAAATAAGCGTTATAAGGGTAAGAAGGACGATTTAGGGAATGGGACTGAAGCGACGAGAATTTTTACGCAGGGCAAGCGGCATCCTAGCCGGGTTGGGAATTAGCGAGTCCATCATCTGGAAATCTAGCCAGCGCTATTACCAGGCTTTGGCAGCACCCGCCTCTCGGAAGTTGGCGTTGTTAGTGGGGATCAACGCTTATCCGGGCTTAAATGCCCTTTCCGGTTGTGTCACCGATGTAGAACTGCAACGACAACTCTTGGTTTATCGGTTTGGGTTTAATCCCCAAGATATCGTGACCCTCACCGATGGACAAGCCACTCGTGCCAATATTGAAGATGCTTTTATCAATCACTTAGGACAGCAAGCCCTGAACGGGGATCTGGTGGTGTTCCACTTTAGTGGATATGGGCGGCGGATTAATTGGGATCAATCCACCCAGGGATTGCAAACGAGTTTGATGCCGGTGGATGCAGGGACCGGCAGTGGGGAAAAACCTGCTAATGACATTTTAGAAGCAACCCTCTGGGAACTGTTACGATCGCTCAAAACCGACCGGGCGATCGCCTTTTTGGATACCAGCTACAGCTATCCGGGGACCACTCTCCAAGGAAATCTGCGAATTCGCTCCCAACAAGGGGTTCCCACGGGCAATCCCAGTGATGCTGAACTGGCTTTTTTGGAAAAAATTAGCCCAAAACCCTCTTTATTGTTTCCGCGATCGCCCTCCTCCTTTAAAGGGGTAATTTTGGCCGCCTCCGGTGCCAATCAGTTAGCTACCGAAGGGCGATGGAATGGCTTTAGCGCGGGAGTCTTTACTTATGCCATCACGCAGCAACTGTGGTTAGCCACTCCAGGTAATAGTCTACAATCCAGCCTTCAGAAAGCCTCTTGTGCCGTCCAGCAGATTGCGGGTTTTCCCCTGCAACAACCCCAACTTTTAAAAACCTTAGAAGCATCACCGTCTGGGGAAGGGAACAATCCTCCCGATGAAACCTTACCGGGTTTTGCCTTTAATCAACCGAGTGCCGAGGGTGCCGTTACCTTCCTCGAAGACAATGGTCAAACGGCAGTTTTGTGGTTGGGAGGACTTCCCGCCCAAGCGATCGAATCCTTAGAAGTCAATTCGATTTTCACCCCGGTTCCTTTAGGGGAAAGTGCCCTGGCATCCTACCGATTCCAGGTGCGATCGCGAGATGGATTAACCGTGAAAGCCCAAGTCGTTGGGCTGGAAAAATCAACCGATGAGTCTCCTAACCCCCTGAAAGTCGGTCAAGTTGTCCAAGAAGAAGTCCGGACGATCCCCCGTAACATCAACTTGACCATTGCCTTAGATACCGCATTGCAACGGATTGAACGGGTGGATGCCACCAGCGCCTTTGCCGGAATTCCCCGAGTGACGACGGTGATTGCCCAAGAACAACCGGCAGACTATTTATTTGGGCGAGCTCAAGAGGCGATGTTGGCCCAACTGCCCAGTTCCGCCTTACCCATCATTCCCAGCGGCAGTTATGCGCTGTTTTCCCCGGGAAAAAATTTGCTGCTGAATACGATGGGAGAACAGGGAGAAGCGATTAAATCTTCTGCACAACGGTTAGTTCCGCAATTGCAAACGTTACTGGCGACCAAATTATTGCGGTTAACAGCCAATGAAGGGTCTTCCCGGTTGGGGGTGCGGGTTAACTTGGAAACTCTGGGACCTGAAGCCCAGGCGATCGTCCAA includes:
- a CDS encoding caspase family protein, whose amino-acid sequence is MGLKRREFLRRASGILAGLGISESIIWKSSQRYYQALAAPASRKLALLVGINAYPGLNALSGCVTDVELQRQLLVYRFGFNPQDIVTLTDGQATRANIEDAFINHLGQQALNGDLVVFHFSGYGRRINWDQSTQGLQTSLMPVDAGTGSGEKPANDILEATLWELLRSLKTDRAIAFLDTSYSYPGTTLQGNLRIRSQQGVPTGNPSDAELAFLEKISPKPSLLFPRSPSSFKGVILAASGANQLATEGRWNGFSAGVFTYAITQQLWLATPGNSLQSSLQKASCAVQQIAGFPLQQPQLLKTLEASPSGEGNNPPDETLPGFAFNQPSAEGAVTFLEDNGQTAVLWLGGLPAQAIESLEVNSIFTPVPLGESALASYRFQVRSRDGLTVKAQVVGLEKSTDESPNPLKVGQVVQEEVRTIPRNINLTIALDTALQRIERVDATSAFAGIPRVTTVIAQEQPADYLFGRAQEAMLAQLPSSALPIIPSGSYALFSPGKNLLLNTMGEQGEAIKSSAQRLVPQLQTLLATKLLRLTANEGSSRLGVRVNLETLGPEAQAIVQSETRRAPWEAPELSAVPLSRNGNSPLGVPLGSRIRYRAFNYSDRPVYCLLFSLDNSGNVVVLYPSDDPSTSKTGQTQPTLEQNLLVPGETLTIPTGSGTGSWVVHGQAGLTETQVIFSSSPFTKTFSALSGFMRPQGDAQPLIPVTNPLAIAQAILQDLHTASMVSLPNANTSPDRWALHVEHWATLSFIYRAI